In Humulus lupulus chromosome 7, drHumLupu1.1, whole genome shotgun sequence, the following are encoded in one genomic region:
- the LOC133792615 gene encoding uncharacterized protein LOC133792615 — protein MASNPIISLLSKELLTGENFMKWKSNINIVLIGDNSKFVMTEAEPDFPGENASKAVREKYDRWTAANNKAKAYILASMSETLRTKMEDIETAYDIMEQLQEMFGHKSAQASFEATKKYVNCRMAPSQHVRDHFIKMTNYFQEAELHGATVDEKTQVGIILNSLAPSFLTFTMNYFLNKLDYGMT, from the coding sequence atgGCCTCCAACCCCATTATCTCTCTTCTGTCCAAGGAGTTGTTAACCGGCGAGAACTTCATGAAATGGAAATCTAATATCAACATAGTGCTGATCGGCGACAACTCAAAATTCGTGATGACTGAAGCTGAACCTGACTTTCCTGGAGAGAACGCCTCGAAGGCAGTGAGGGAGAAGTATGATCGTTGGACTGCTGCCAACAACAAGGCCAAGGCCTACATTCTCGCCAGCATGTCAGAAACGCTAAGGACTAAGATGGAAGATATCGAAACTGCTTACGACATCATGGAGCAACTCCAAGAAATGTTTGGGCACAAGTCAGCGCAAGCTAGTTTCGAGGCTACCAAGAAGTATGTGAACTGTAGGATGGCACCTAgccaacatgttcgtgatcattttattaagatGACGAACTACTTCCAAGAAGCTGAGTTGCATGGAGCAACAGTAGATGAGAAGACTCAAGTTGGAATCATTCTCAACAGCCTTGCACCTAGTTTCCTTACGTTCACCATGAACTATTTTCTTAACAAGTTGGACTATGGAATGACTTAG